A single window of Candidatus Tanganyikabacteria bacterium DNA harbors:
- a CDS encoding phosphate/phosphite/phosphonate ABC transporter substrate-binding protein, translated as MRQSLRVVSALAPNAARHLHSVVDWLASATGLALEFDTRTPWPECEADLYAGDAAFGWICGLPYILEASRVEPLAAAVMAGERYQDRPVYFSDVIVPAASRFSRFADLRGASLAFNEPGSHSGYNVLRYHMARIGMPGAAFGRVTAAGSHEAALRLVVAGQVDVACLDTTVLDQELADRPWLASGFRVIATLGPSPIQPLVGSRRLPLATRRRVAAAIEEMHLDPAGRRILAAARMSRFERVCDADYDPIRRMTRLAAAVRLDHAPPAFASPACGRTAALTA; from the coding sequence ATGAGGCAAAGTCTGCGGGTGGTGAGCGCGCTGGCGCCGAACGCGGCGCGGCACCTGCATTCGGTCGTGGACTGGCTTGCGTCTGCCACCGGCCTGGCTCTGGAGTTCGACACCCGGACCCCGTGGCCCGAATGCGAGGCGGATCTGTACGCCGGGGATGCGGCGTTCGGCTGGATCTGCGGTTTGCCATACATCCTCGAGGCGAGCCGTGTCGAGCCCCTGGCCGCCGCGGTGATGGCCGGGGAGCGCTACCAGGACAGGCCCGTGTACTTTTCGGACGTCATCGTGCCCGCAGCCAGCCGCTTCTCCCGCTTTGCCGACCTGCGCGGCGCCTCCCTGGCGTTCAACGAGCCCGGGTCGCACTCGGGCTACAACGTCTTGCGGTACCACATGGCCAGGATCGGCATGCCCGGTGCCGCGTTCGGGCGCGTGACGGCCGCGGGATCGCACGAAGCCGCGTTGCGCCTGGTGGTGGCCGGGCAGGTCGACGTGGCCTGCCTCGACACGACCGTTCTGGACCAGGAGCTGGCGGATCGCCCCTGGCTTGCGAGCGGATTTCGCGTCATCGCGACGCTGGGCCCGAGTCCCATCCAGCCGCTGGTCGGGTCGCGGCGCCTGCCCCTGGCTACCCGGCGCCGCGTGGCGGCCGCGATCGAAGAGATGCACCTGGATCCGGCAGGCCGCCGCATCCTCGCCGCCGCGCGAATGAGCCGATTCGAGCGCGTCTGCGACGCCGATTACGACCCGATCCGCCGGATGACGCGACTGGCTGCCGCCGTCCGCCTCGATCACGCGCCCCCCGCCTTCGCTTCGCCCGCCTGCGGCCGAACGGCCGCCCTGACGGCCTGA
- a CDS encoding response regulator transcription factor, with product MAARLLVVEDEPAMARGLEEILKAREYDVVMAGRGDEAYAKATSQDFDLILLDIMLPALSGFEVLKKLRANGCEVPVILLTARGDESDKVLGFELGVDDYVTKPFSPMELLGRIGAVLRRARPPRPEAAGGDTLTFGGVTIDLRAYSAIRDGQPVELPAKGFEILRVLARTPGEAVHRDRIMDAVWGQDEYINERTLTNLAVRIRQVIEPDARQPRHLKTVHGVGYRLDM from the coding sequence ATGGCGGCGCGCTTGCTGGTGGTGGAGGACGAGCCCGCGATGGCGCGCGGCCTCGAGGAGATCCTCAAGGCGCGGGAGTACGACGTGGTGATGGCCGGCCGGGGCGACGAGGCCTACGCGAAAGCCACGAGCCAGGACTTCGACCTGATCCTCCTGGACATCATGCTCCCGGCGCTCTCGGGATTCGAGGTCCTCAAGAAGTTGCGGGCAAACGGCTGCGAGGTGCCCGTCATCCTCTTGACGGCCAGGGGGGACGAGAGCGACAAGGTCCTGGGTTTCGAACTGGGCGTGGACGATTACGTGACCAAGCCGTTCAGCCCCATGGAACTGCTCGGCCGCATCGGCGCGGTGCTGCGGCGGGCAAGGCCGCCCCGGCCGGAGGCGGCGGGCGGCGACACGCTGACGTTCGGGGGGGTCACCATAGACCTGCGGGCGTACTCGGCCATCCGCGACGGCCAGCCCGTGGAATTGCCGGCCAAGGGATTCGAGATCCTGCGCGTGCTCGCCCGCACCCCGGGCGAGGCCGTGCACCGCGACAGGATCATGGACGCGGTCTGGGGACAGGACGAGTACATCAACGAGCGCACGCTGACCAACCTGGCCGTGCGCATCCGGCAGGTGATCGAACCGGACGCCCGCCAGCCGCGCCATCTCAAGACCGTCCATGGCGTCGGGTACCGGCTTGACATGTGA